TGTCGCCGTTCCTTTTAAGTAAAACGAGAAACGGCGCTGCGCAGGAGCCTGTACGAGGTTGTAAATTATTGTGCAGAGACAACTACAGAGCAGCGGCAGCAGAGCTTTCGCAATTTGGTGCGAGCACCTCGCCGGCGGATATTCAGGCTGAGGGCGCAGTTGCCGAGCGGGAAGGGTTAATTCGGGACCCCCAGGGTAGAGTGATTGAAGGCCTGCGTACCAACCTGCTGATTCGTCGTGGCGGTGCCTGGTGGACGCCGGATCTGACCTACTTTGGTGTCCGCGGTGTAATGCGTGAGTGGTTGGCAGGTCGCGTGGAAATCATTGAAGATGATATTGTGTTGGCGAATCTTGAACAGGCTGATGCACTTGCGGTCTGTAATAGTGTCAGGGGCGTGGTGCCGGTCATAAAATTGTTTGCCGGAGATCGGGTTCTTTTCGATTCCCGGCGCCATGTGGATCCGGCACTTGTCGAATTGCAAGAGCTGGTACATCGAGTTCTCTGGCAGTAGCGTTTCCCCGGTAATAGCGCCCCTCGCTAATTGCGATAGGCACAGGCAGTAAATACAAATCGTGACTAGCAAGAAAAGTAACAGTAAAAGTACCTCGACCAAGTCTCGTGGCAAGTCGGCACACTCTGTCCGGTTCCGCTGGCTGCGCTGGTTATTCATCCTGTGTTTTCTTTTGCTGTGTACCGTTGCTGTCGGCCTGTGGTCCGCGCAAAAGGCGCTTGTTAGTCCACTGGTATTGCCGGTGGATGGCATGCGTATCGACGTTGAAAACGGCAGTAACCTTTCCACCATTTTGTATCGACTTGAGGAGCAGGGTGTTCTGCCTTCGCGACTCTGGGCCCGTATTTATGCGCGGATAAAACGGCAGAGTAGTATCCACCCGGGTGAATATATGGTTCCCGCGGGTAGCAACGCGATGGACCTGGTGGGGCGATTGCACCGCGGTGATGTCACGCGCTACAGAATCACCATCGTCGAGGGGTGGACTTTCGAACAGGCCCTCACGCAGATTCGCAATGGCCGTAAAGTGAAGCCAACGGATGCTGCGGCATCGGTAGCGGTGGCCGCTGCATCGCTGGGTATCGAGGGTAATCCAGAGGGGCGTATTTTCCCTGATACTTATGTCTATCGCTCCGGGGCGACCGATATGGACCTTCTGCGGGAGGCATTTGAGCGAATGGCTGCGGTGTTGCAGCGAGAGTGGGAGGATCGTGCAGAAGGGCTGCCGTACGAGAGTCCGTACGAGGCGTTGATCATGGCCTCCATCGTTGAAAAAGAAACGGGGGTGCCCTCTGAGCGGGATGAAATCGCGGGCGTTTTCGTCCGGCGCTTGGGCAAAGGCATGCGCCTGCAGACGGATCCAACGGTAATTTATGGTCTCGGTGATAAGTACGACGGCAATCTTCGTCGCGCGGATCTGCGGACCGCTACACCGTACAACACCTATGTCATCAATGGCATGCCGCCGACTCCGATTGCATTGCCAGGGCGTGAGGCCATTTGGGCGGCGTTGCACCCGAAGGAGGGAGGTTCCCTGTACTTTGTGGCGAAAGGGGATGGCTCCCACCACTTTTCTTCCAGCCTGGATGAGCACAATCGTGCAGTGCGTGAGTTTCAATTGAAGCGCCGCTCAGACTATCGTTCCAGACCGGCGGATACGAATCCGACAAATTAGAAATGCGCGCAGCAGGCGCCTGCAGGTTGTTATTGAATCAATGTCAGAATTGAGTAGAGGCAAGTTCATCACCCTTGAGGGTGGCGAAGGGGTAGGTAAGTCTACCAATTTACGTTTTGTCACCCAGTGGCTGGAAAACCGCGGTATCGAATTTATCCAGACTCGTGAGCCTGGTGGCACACCGCTGGCAGAACAATTGCGCACCCTGTTACTGCAAAAGCGCGACGAGCGTGTGGACCCTACTGCGGAATTGCTGATGGTGTTCGCTGCTCGCGCGCAGCACTTGAGTCAGCAGATTCTTCCGGCGCTAGCCGCTGGCAAGTGGGTAGTCTGCGACCGCTTTACCGACGCTACTTATGCGTATCAGGGGGGCGGGCGCGGGCTCGATCGCACTTTGATCGCTCAGCTCGAAAATATTGTCCAGAAAGATCTGCGCCCGGATCGTGTGCTGCTGCTGGACTTGGATCCCGTGATCGGTCTTGAACGCGCTGCGGCTACTGGAGAGGCTGATCGCTTTGAAAGTGAGCAGCTGGATTTTTTTCGCAAGGTGCGCAGGGCTTACCGGGCGCGCGCAGAGTCGGATCCAGATCGATATGCGGTAATTGATGCATCAGTGGCGTTGCCAGAGGTGCAGCAGCAACTCGCGCATGTACTTGAGATCATAGCGGGCACGCCATGAGCAGTGAAAGTGTGAATGGTGAGGGCTTGCAGCCTGTTATCCCTTCCCCGCTGCCTTGGCAGGCGGCGCAATGGCAGCGATTGGGTGCTCAGTGGACCGCCGGGCGTTGTCCCCATGCGCTTCTGATTAGCGGACAGCCTGGGCTTGGCAAGCGTCGTTTCGCCGATGCATTTGCCGCGCTGCTGCTGTGTGATCAGCCCCGCCACGGGCTCGCTTGTGGGGAGTGTCGCGGTTGTCAGTTGCGTATTGCCGGCTCTCACCCTGATTTTATCCGTGTGGTACCGGAAAAGGAGCAGGGGCCGCTCAAGGTGGAGCAGATTCGCCAGCTGGGCGAATTTGTCGGTCGTACCAGTGGCCGTGGCGGCGTCAGAATCGTGTGGCTGGCGCCTGCGGAGGCGATGAATGTCAACGCGGCCAATGCACTCCTGAAGAATCTGGAAGAGCCCTCTGGCTCTGTGGTGTTTTTACTTGTGACCGACAACCCCTCCGGTTTGTTGCCCACCATTCGCAGCCGCTGTCAAGCCATTGCCTTTCCGGTTCCCTCTGCACAGTCGGCACTGCGCTGGCTACACGATAGCGGTGTCGATACCGACGAGGCTGCCAGTGCGCTGACACTGGCCGGCGGTGCGCCGCTGCTTGCCGTGAACCTGATGGAGCCGGAAGCTCGCGAAATGCGCGAGCAGTTTCTGTCTGATCTAGTGGCGTTGTCGCGCAGTGATCAGGCGGCGGTCACTCTCGCTGGGCGCTGGGAATCGCCGGGAGAAGGTGTGGAGCTCACGCAGTTGCTGCAGTTTTGGCAGAACTGGGTAGGTCAGATGCTAAGGGTACGCTCGACAGACCAAGCGGGAGACCTGCAGATCATGGCATTATTGCAGCGTACTCCAGGCTCTGGAACTGAGAGTTTGCGTCCGCTGTTTGCTTTTTATGACCACCTGCTCAAAGCCCGCGGCCTGCTGGTTGGCAACAGCAATCCAAACAAGCGCCTGCTACTGGAAGAGCTGCTAATCCGTTGGGCGGCACTGTTTCGATGATATCCGCGGCTGCCCGTGAAGGTTCCGTCCGCCTTTCGAGGCAGTTGATGGAGTAGACAGGCTGCAGGCTGGCGGGGTAAGTTACACAGTATCCGGGCAAGCGGCCCGGCCTGAGCTACAACAAAAACGATTCACCGGTTGTTTCCGATACGGGGTTGCACATGAAAGGTATGGGGGGCGGTGCCCGCAATGGCATCCTGTCGCTGAAGATTCAGGACAAGTCTGTGCTTTACGCAGCTTATATGCCATTTGTAAAAAACGGCGGCCTGTTCATTAATACCGACAAGAGCTACAACCTTGGCGACGAAGTTTTCCTGCTTCTCAGCCTTATGGACGAGCCGGAAAAGCTGCCGGTTGCGGGCAAAGTTGTCTGGATTACTCCTGGCGGCGCTCAGGGTAATCGCACCCCGGGAATCGGTATCCAGTTCAATGACAAAGAACATATCACGCAGAGTAAGATCGAGACCCTGTTAGCGGGTTCGCTCGAATCCAGCCGACCCACACACACTCTGTAGATCTCCGGGAGCGCAGCTCCCCCTGGCCCTCCAACTGTTCAGCGGGTGTAATCATCCGCGCGACCCGGGGCTTCAATCTGTATAATTCCCCGCTTTATTGCCCAAGTCCCAATACACCTTCTGACCAATAGGTCCCTAAACCATGCTGGTAGATTCCCACTGTCATCTCGACAGACTCAAACTTGATCAATTCGAAGGCGATCTGGATGCGGTACTCGAGCTCGCACGCAGTCGTGGTGTCGGCAAGTTTTTGTGTGTTGGAATCAGTCTGGAGAATGTGGACCAGGTGGTCTCCCTGGCAGCCCGTTATGACGATGTCGTTTGTTCCGTGGGCGTCCATCCCCTGGATGTGGACTCAGGACTGGCGGATGTCGAAAAGTTGAAGCAGCTTGCTGCCCGACCAAAGGTGGTTGCACTGGGTGAGACCGGGCTGGACTACTACTACAGCACCGAAACCAAAGAAGTACAGCAACACAGCTTTGTCGCCCACCTGGAGGCCGCGGCGCAGGTGGGCCTGCCGGTAATCGTGCATACCCGGGATGCACGGGAAGATACGATTGAACTGATTCGTGCGCACGGTAGCCGTGAGCACGCCGGTGTGTTGCACTGTTTTACCGAAAGCTGGGATATGGCCAGGTCGGCACTGGATTTGAACTATTACATCTCGCTTTCCGGGATCGTAACGTTCAAGAATGCCGAAGAGCTGCGCGATGTGGCTCGTAAGGTGCCGCTGGATCGCCTGCTGGTTGAAACCGACTCTCCCTACCTTGCCCCGGTACCTTATCGCGGCAAGCCGAATATTCCCGCGTATGTGCGGGAAGTGGCTGAATTCATCGCAGATCTGCGCGGGCTGGCATATGAAGAGCTGGCTGAAATCACCACCAATAATTTTCACCGACTTTTTCCGCGTGCGGCCTGACCGCGCGTATTAAAAAATTCAGGAATTGCTTATGTTGCAACAGCAATTGCAGGCCATGCTGGCACTGCAGGACGACATCAATACGCTGGTTAACGATAACTGGCGCGAGCAGAACTTTGCCTGGTACCGCGCGATCTGGGTCGAAAGCGCCGAGTTGCTGGATCACTACGGCTGGAAGTGGTGGAAAAAGCAGCTGCCGGATATGGAGCAGGTAAAGCTGGAACTGGTGGATATCTGGCATTTTGGGCTCAGCCTGGAATTACAGCAGGGCGCACCGGAAGTGGTTGCGGAAAATATGCGACAACAGCTTGCTGCATTGGATCCGGTGAGCGGTGATTTCAAGGAAGATCTGGAAGCCTTTACTCTCAATACCCTGTCGTCAAAACAGTTTGATCTTGTGGGCTTCGCGCAACTTATGATCGATTGCGATATGTCTTTTGAAGATCTTTACCGCCGCTATGTAGGTAAAAATGTCCTCAACCGTTTCCGCCAGGATCATGGCTACAAGGATGGAAGCTATAAAAAACTTTGGCAGGGGCGTGAAGACAACGAGCATCTGGCGGAAATCGTACAATCTTTGGACAGTACCGCTGAAAGCTTCAGTACGGAATTGTATGGAGCCTTGAAAACCCGTTATCCGGGGTAAGCAAAGGCACTGGCCAGACAAATTTTGCCCGAAGCTGATTAAAGGCTAATGAAATTTATTAGCGAGGCCCTATAATGCGGGCGCCTGAAAACAACGGAGATTAATCGTGAAAGCACCTGTTCGTGTTGCAGTTACCGGCGCCGCCGGTCAGATCAGCTATTCGCTGCTGTTTCGCATCGCTTCCGGCGAGATGCTCGGCAAAGATCAACCGGTCATTCTTCAGCTGCTGGAAATCACCCCGGCACTGGAAGCGCTGAAAGGCGTAGCCATGGAGCTTGAGGACTGTGCATTCCCGCTGCTGGCTGGAATCGTGCAGAGCGATGACGCCACCGTTGCCTTCAAAGATGCGGAATACGCTTTGCTGGTTGGTGCCCGTCCTCGTGGTCCGGGTATGGAGCGCAAAGACCTGCTGGAAGCCAACGCTGCAATCTTCTCCGCTCAGGGTAAGGCCCTGAACGACGTTGCTGCGCGCAGCGTAAAGGTGCTGGTCGTAGGTAACCCTGCCAACACCAACGCACTGATCGCCCAGCGCAATGCGCCGGACCTTGATCCGCGCAATTTTACCGCCATGACTCGTCTGGACCACAACCGCGCGCTGACCCAGCTGGCGAACAAAACCGATTCCACGGTTAACGACATCACCCACATGACCATCTGGGGCAACCACTCTGCTACCCAGTATCCTGATCTGCATCAGGCCAAGGTAAATGGCGAAGACGCCATGGGCAAAGTGGAGCAGGAGTGGTACGAAACCGACTTCATTCCGACCGTACAGCAACGCGGTGCAGCCATCATCAAGGCTCGCGGTGCCTCCTCTGCCGCCTCTGCAGCCAACGCCGCCATCGACCATATGCGCGATTGGGCGCTGGGTTCCGCTGAAGGTGACTGGACCAGCATGGGCGTATACAGCGACGGCTCCTATGGTATCCAGGAAGGCCTGATCTACTCTTTCCCGGTTGTCTGCAAGAACGGTGACTGGGAAATTGTGCAGGGCGTAGATATCAATGATTTCTCTCGCGAGAAGATGACTGCGACTGAGCAGGAACTGGCAGAAGAGCGCGACGCAGTTGCCCACCTGCTGCCGTAAGCTTTTACTTTTCATCAGGTAAAAGCCACAAAAAAACCCGCATTTTCATGCGGGTTTTTTTTGTTTTGGAGATTGGTAAATCTTCAGAACTTGACGTTGCGCGGGGTGCGCGGGAAGGGAATTACATCGCGAATGTTGCCCATGCCGGTAACGTAGGAAACAATGCGGTCAAAGCCGAGACCGAAACCGCCGTGTGGCACGGTGCCATAGCGACGCAGGTCGCGGTACCAGTCCAGATGTTCTTTGGGGATGTCCATCTCATCCATACGCGCATCCAGTTTGTCGAGACGCTCTTCACGCTGGGATCCACCGATGATCTCACCAATACCGGGCGCCAGGATGTCCATCGCCGCCACAGTTTTGCCGTCGTCGTTTACACGCATATAGAAGGCTTTGATGTCCTTCGGGTAATTCAGCACGATCACCGGCTTCTTGAAGTGTTTCTCTGCCAGGTAGCGCTCGTGTTCGGAGGCCAGGTCGATACCCCAGGAAACCGGGAACTCGAATTTCTCGCCACATTTCTCAAGAATCTCGATGGCTTCGCAGTAATTGATACGGGCGAAGTCGTTGTCGATGATATTTTCCAGGCGGCTGATGGCCTCCTTGTCGATGCGCTCGGCAAAGAACGCCATATCGTCGGGACGCTCCGTCAGTACTGCCTTGAATACGTATTTCAGCATCTCTTCCGCGAGATTGGCGCAGTCCGCCAGATCGGCAAATGCTATTTCCGGTTCCACCATCCAGAACTCCGCCAGGTGGCGGGTAGTATTGGAGTTTTCCGCACGGAAGGTGGGGCCAAAGGTATACACCTTGGACAGCGCGAGGCAGTAGCTTTCCACGTTCAGCTGGCCGGAAACGGTCAGGAAGGTCTCTTCGCCGAAGAAATCTTGTGAGTAATCCACCTCACCCTTATCGGTCAGAGGCAGGTTGGTCTGATCCAGAGTGCTTACCCGGAACATTTCACCGGCGCCTTCGCAGTCAGAAGCGGTGATGATCGGCGTGTGTATATAGTTGAAGCCCCGCTCGTGGAAGAAGCGGTGAATCGCCTGGGCAATGGCATTGCGCACGCGGGCGACGGCGCCGCTTACATTGGTCCGTGGGCGCAGGTGCGCGTGTTCGCGCAGGTGTTCCATAGTGTGTCGCTTGGGTGACATCGGATAGGTATCCGGGTCTTCGACCCAGCCTACCACCGTTACGCTGGTGGCCAGCAATTCGATAGCCTGGCCCTTGCCCTCAGACGCTTTGATGGTGCCCTCAATGTCTACAGCGCAGCCAGTGGTCAGGCGCAAAACTTCAGACTGGTAGTTGTTGACGTTGGACTCTACGACCACTTGAATCGGGTCGAAGCAGCTGCCGTCGTGCACGGCGAGGAAAGACAGGCCCGCTTTGGAGTCCCGGCGGGTGCGGATCCAGCCCTGTACGCGCGTGGTATCGCCTTCACGCTGGCTGGATTTCAGGAGAGTATCGATGGATTCAACTTGCATGATGGTGCTCTTGTTGTCGTGCGCGCTTTCAGAATTGATGCTCTGCCCCTGGGCTGAAATGGCGGCCCAGGGAATCGGCGCGGTTATCTATGCGCGGCTTGTGGTCGCGCTTTCCGGCGGCATCTTGCCGCCTGTTTGCCGGAAAATCCACCCCCGCATTAGTGGTGTTCCAAACGTCGTACGACAGCACACCCTGCGTGAAAAATGGCGTGACTCCTTGGTGCAGCTAACAGGGGCCTAGAAGGCAGTATAGAAGCGGGATGTGACTCTTGGTTCATCAAGCCTCTGTCCTACACTGAAATCATCGCAGTGATGGGGTGAAGCGCTCATGGTCAAAGAAGTCGGCGGCGCGCGCGGGCGCCGGGCCTGTATTCTTCTCGCGCCCAATCAATCCCTGTCTATGACGGGCAATCTCTGGGTTTTTATTTCATTGGTAGCGGTGTCTCTGGGCATTAGCATCGCCTTTGCGTTGGCAGGAGCGTGGATGGTTATCCCGTTTGCCAGTTTAGAGGTGCTATTGTTGGCTGTGCTGTTCGGTTATGTGTACAGCGAAGGGACTCGACGGGAAATGATTCGGATCAGTGATGATCGCGTTATGCTCGACAGTAGCCGCGGCAATCTTAAGCGGCCGGTGTACCACGCGGAATTTGATCGCGGCAGCCTCGCGATACTGGTGCGTATGGGTGCGAACCCGGCGGAACCTGCAGCGGTGACTTTCTCCGGGCCTGAGGGGTGTCTGGAAGTAGGAGAGTTTCTTACCGATGTCGAAAAGGCAGCGCTGATAGAAAAGCTCGGTAGCTGTGGCTTGCGTGCACGCAGGGAGGAAGGTTACCGCTTGCAGGACTTTTAAAGTTATCGTTTTCTGCAGATATAATGCGCACGGAGCTTCCCGATTGAAGGGTTGCTACACCAACGTGAAGACAAGACGAATTCCAGCAGGGGAGGGAGCATGGCATTTCCAAAGATCGGTAATCTGGCACCGGCATTTACGCTGAAGAATCAGAGCGGTGAAAACGTCGCTCTTAAAGACTTTCGCGATCATAAAAATGTTGTCCTGTATTTTTACCCCAAAGCCCTGACACCGGGATGTACTACCCAGGCCTGTGGTATCCGTGACAGTGTGGATGAGTTCAGTAAACGCGATACCGTTGTCTTTGGTATCAGCCCGGACCCGGAAAGCAAATTGCAGAAATTCATTGAAAAGCATGAGCTCAATTTTGACCTGTTGGCGGACGAGGACCACAAGGTTGCCGACAAGTATGGATGCTGGGGCCTGAAAAAATTCATGGGTCGGGAATATATGGGGCTGCTCCGTACCACGTTTATCGTCGACAAGAGTGGTCGACTTCAACACATCATCGATAAGGTCAAAACCAAAACGCACCACGAGGACGTGCTGCGCTGGATTGACGAGAATTTGACCTGAGTAGCTAAGAGCCTGAGTACTCGGTGATGTGATAAAAAGTCAGGTTTGAGACATGAGTAACTTTTGGTGTGAAGACGGGGGAGCACCTCACGATCCATAAGACTGGGGAGGCGGCAGATTCTTTTGCAGAATTTTAAAAAAAATTGCACTGTCGCCCCTTGCATTCTGTTCAGATGGTCTATACTGCCTTGTGTAAACGAGCGCCGCTCAACCGTGTTGCCCAGAGCGATTGGGTGTGGTGCGAGGTTGCAGTACAAAAAGTGAACACTCTGGGTAGGCTTCGATGCCTGTTTTCAGGTGCGCCCCCGCACCCAGGTTGTAGTCGGCAATTTTGTCGGCAGTGGTAAATTAGGGACTCGCAGGAAGCGGGC
This is a stretch of genomic DNA from Microbulbifer bruguierae. It encodes these proteins:
- a CDS encoding aminotransferase class IV, with translation MLYRDDAAGFAGGLPEDRDFSSGLLETMRAHRGQIPLLSLHLARLYRCGVLQATVLDDIARAAQDLAGRTEGWPGGARIRLRYGWFHGGQMGDVSPRLRWDLTAVALEVATAWDNGVALYVCETPLEPLATVSPFLLSKTRNGAAQEPVRGCKLLCRDNYRAAAAELSQFGASTSPADIQAEGAVAEREGLIRDPQGRVIEGLRTNLLIRRGGAWWTPDLTYFGVRGVMREWLAGRVEIIEDDIVLANLEQADALAVCNSVRGVVPVIKLFAGDRVLFDSRRHVDPALVELQELVHRVLWQ
- the mltG gene encoding endolytic transglycosylase MltG produces the protein MTSKKSNSKSTSTKSRGKSAHSVRFRWLRWLFILCFLLLCTVAVGLWSAQKALVSPLVLPVDGMRIDVENGSNLSTILYRLEEQGVLPSRLWARIYARIKRQSSIHPGEYMVPAGSNAMDLVGRLHRGDVTRYRITIVEGWTFEQALTQIRNGRKVKPTDAAASVAVAAASLGIEGNPEGRIFPDTYVYRSGATDMDLLREAFERMAAVLQREWEDRAEGLPYESPYEALIMASIVEKETGVPSERDEIAGVFVRRLGKGMRLQTDPTVIYGLGDKYDGNLRRADLRTATPYNTYVINGMPPTPIALPGREAIWAALHPKEGGSLYFVAKGDGSHHFSSSLDEHNRAVREFQLKRRSDYRSRPADTNPTN
- the tmk gene encoding dTMP kinase translates to MSELSRGKFITLEGGEGVGKSTNLRFVTQWLENRGIEFIQTREPGGTPLAEQLRTLLLQKRDERVDPTAELLMVFAARAQHLSQQILPALAAGKWVVCDRFTDATYAYQGGGRGLDRTLIAQLENIVQKDLRPDRVLLLDLDPVIGLERAAATGEADRFESEQLDFFRKVRRAYRARAESDPDRYAVIDASVALPEVQQQLAHVLEIIAGTP
- a CDS encoding DNA polymerase III subunit delta', giving the protein MSSESVNGEGLQPVIPSPLPWQAAQWQRLGAQWTAGRCPHALLISGQPGLGKRRFADAFAALLLCDQPRHGLACGECRGCQLRIAGSHPDFIRVVPEKEQGPLKVEQIRQLGEFVGRTSGRGGVRIVWLAPAEAMNVNAANALLKNLEEPSGSVVFLLVTDNPSGLLPTIRSRCQAIAFPVPSAQSALRWLHDSGVDTDEAASALTLAGGAPLLAVNLMEPEAREMREQFLSDLVALSRSDQAAVTLAGRWESPGEGVELTQLLQFWQNWVGQMLRVRSTDQAGDLQIMALLQRTPGSGTESLRPLFAFYDHLLKARGLLVGNSNPNKRLLLEELLIRWAALFR
- a CDS encoding PilZ domain-containing protein, with product MKGMGGGARNGILSLKIQDKSVLYAAYMPFVKNGGLFINTDKSYNLGDEVFLLLSLMDEPEKLPVAGKVVWITPGGAQGNRTPGIGIQFNDKEHITQSKIETLLAGSLESSRPTHTL
- a CDS encoding TatD family hydrolase, with the translated sequence MLVDSHCHLDRLKLDQFEGDLDAVLELARSRGVGKFLCVGISLENVDQVVSLAARYDDVVCSVGVHPLDVDSGLADVEKLKQLAARPKVVALGETGLDYYYSTETKEVQQHSFVAHLEAAAQVGLPVIVHTRDAREDTIELIRAHGSREHAGVLHCFTESWDMARSALDLNYYISLSGIVTFKNAEELRDVARKVPLDRLLVETDSPYLAPVPYRGKPNIPAYVREVAEFIADLRGLAYEELAEITTNNFHRLFPRAA
- a CDS encoding dUTP diphosphatase; protein product: MLQQQLQAMLALQDDINTLVNDNWREQNFAWYRAIWVESAELLDHYGWKWWKKQLPDMEQVKLELVDIWHFGLSLELQQGAPEVVAENMRQQLAALDPVSGDFKEDLEAFTLNTLSSKQFDLVGFAQLMIDCDMSFEDLYRRYVGKNVLNRFRQDHGYKDGSYKKLWQGREDNEHLAEIVQSLDSTAESFSTELYGALKTRYPG
- a CDS encoding malate dehydrogenase; translation: MKAPVRVAVTGAAGQISYSLLFRIASGEMLGKDQPVILQLLEITPALEALKGVAMELEDCAFPLLAGIVQSDDATVAFKDAEYALLVGARPRGPGMERKDLLEANAAIFSAQGKALNDVAARSVKVLVVGNPANTNALIAQRNAPDLDPRNFTAMTRLDHNRALTQLANKTDSTVNDITHMTIWGNHSATQYPDLHQAKVNGEDAMGKVEQEWYETDFIPTVQQRGAAIIKARGASSAASAANAAIDHMRDWALGSAEGDWTSMGVYSDGSYGIQEGLIYSFPVVCKNGDWEIVQGVDINDFSREKMTATEQELAEERDAVAHLLP
- the asnS gene encoding asparagine--tRNA ligase codes for the protein MQVESIDTLLKSSQREGDTTRVQGWIRTRRDSKAGLSFLAVHDGSCFDPIQVVVESNVNNYQSEVLRLTTGCAVDIEGTIKASEGKGQAIELLATSVTVVGWVEDPDTYPMSPKRHTMEHLREHAHLRPRTNVSGAVARVRNAIAQAIHRFFHERGFNYIHTPIITASDCEGAGEMFRVSTLDQTNLPLTDKGEVDYSQDFFGEETFLTVSGQLNVESYCLALSKVYTFGPTFRAENSNTTRHLAEFWMVEPEIAFADLADCANLAEEMLKYVFKAVLTERPDDMAFFAERIDKEAISRLENIIDNDFARINYCEAIEILEKCGEKFEFPVSWGIDLASEHERYLAEKHFKKPVIVLNYPKDIKAFYMRVNDDGKTVAAMDILAPGIGEIIGGSQREERLDKLDARMDEMDIPKEHLDWYRDLRRYGTVPHGGFGLGFDRIVSYVTGMGNIRDVIPFPRTPRNVKF
- a CDS encoding DUF2244 domain-containing protein; this encodes MVKEVGGARGRRACILLAPNQSLSMTGNLWVFISLVAVSLGISIAFALAGAWMVIPFASLEVLLLAVLFGYVYSEGTRREMIRISDDRVMLDSSRGNLKRPVYHAEFDRGSLAILVRMGANPAEPAAVTFSGPEGCLEVGEFLTDVEKAALIEKLGSCGLRARREEGYRLQDF
- the bcp gene encoding thioredoxin-dependent thiol peroxidase, with the translated sequence MAFPKIGNLAPAFTLKNQSGENVALKDFRDHKNVVLYFYPKALTPGCTTQACGIRDSVDEFSKRDTVVFGISPDPESKLQKFIEKHELNFDLLADEDHKVADKYGCWGLKKFMGREYMGLLRTTFIVDKSGRLQHIIDKVKTKTHHEDVLRWIDENLT